A portion of the Deltaproteobacteria bacterium genome contains these proteins:
- a CDS encoding TIGR01212 family radical SAM protein (This family includes YhcC from E. coli K-12, an uncharacterized radical SAM protein.) → MNTFGCRVHKLQIDAGFTCPNRDGTLAVGGCFYCDGRGSRLRREGPLPSVTEQIRSTRELFQRMRGANKFIAYFQTFTNTYGPREKLKALYDEALAQEDIVGLAVGTRPDCVPEEVLELFEGYAGKYHVWLEYGLQSAHDRTLRSINRGHDVQTFTDAVTRTAGRNILICCHVIVGLPGESREDILETARFVASLPVDGIKIHSFLALDGTRAGELYRQGKIEMMTKDEYVETVCDMLELLPPRMVVQRLTADGYRDIYLAPDWGRNKLDVLNAIEKELERRDTWQGVKFQKNGS, encoded by the coding sequence ATGAACACCTTCGGGTGTCGCGTGCACAAACTCCAGATAGATGCGGGATTCACCTGCCCCAACCGCGACGGGACCCTGGCCGTGGGCGGCTGTTTCTACTGCGACGGCCGCGGCTCCCGACTCCGACGGGAGGGGCCCCTTCCCTCGGTGACCGAACAGATACGAAGCACCAGGGAGCTCTTCCAACGGATGCGGGGAGCAAACAAATTCATCGCCTATTTTCAGACCTTCACCAACACCTACGGTCCCCGGGAAAAACTGAAGGCCCTTTACGACGAAGCCCTTGCCCAGGAGGACATCGTGGGTCTCGCCGTCGGAACGCGGCCCGATTGCGTGCCCGAAGAAGTGCTGGAGCTGTTCGAAGGCTACGCAGGGAAGTATCACGTCTGGCTCGAATACGGACTTCAGTCGGCCCACGACAGAACATTGCGATCCATAAACCGCGGCCATGATGTGCAGACCTTCACGGATGCCGTCACACGCACGGCGGGACGGAACATCCTGATCTGTTGCCATGTCATAGTCGGGCTACCCGGGGAATCCCGCGAGGATATCCTCGAAACGGCCCGGTTCGTGGCTTCGCTGCCCGTAGACGGGATCAAGATCCACTCATTTCTCGCCCTTGACGGCACCCGCGCGGGAGAGCTCTACCGGCAGGGGAAAATAGAGATGATGACCAAAGACGAATACGTTGAAACCGTGTGTGACATGCTTGAGCTCCTGCCGCCCCGGATGGTCGTTCAGCGCCTTACCGCCGACGGGTACCGCGACATCTATCTGGCCCCGGACTGGGGACGCAACAAGCTGGACGTTCTCAACGCCATCGAAAAGGAACTGGAACGGCGGGACACCTGGCAGGGGGTGAAATTTCAGAAAAACGGTTCATGA
- the mnmG gene encoding tRNA uridine-5-carboxymethylaminomethyl(34) synthesis enzyme MnmG gives MSFPAVFDVIVVGAGHAGCEAALAAARMGCTTLLFNINLDSIALMSCNPAIGGLAKAQLVKEIDALGGEMARIADRTACHFRLLNSSKGPAVQSSRVQCDKQLYRLAMKEVVEKQQNLYVRQALVDELVVEGGEVRGVLDNTGFFYGGATVVVTAGTFLNGLVHVGTSRQPAGRAGEIASISLAENLKKLGFEMGRMKTGTPPRLKASSIDFSVLERQDSDPDPQPFSYFTNTLREERLPSFFGATTADTHRIIRDNIMLSPLYSGVIKGVSARYCPSLEDKVMRFSDKQSHPVVLEFEGLETEEVYSKGLGNSLPLELQEKLVHSVRGLEEAEIMRSAYAIEYDYVQPTQLKQTLETKLVRGLYLAGQTNGTSGYEEAAAQGMWAGINAALAVQKRPPFILDRSEAYMGVLVDDLITRGVDEPYRMFTSRAEYRLILREDNAVFRLMGKGHELGLISDDACREIEEKTRLIEAGIASLSSRKLYPLAETNTRLEAIGTTPIRNPITLYQLLRRPGLSYDDLSGFEGWKELSDPVVKKQIEITAKYEGYIKRQQEAVEKFRSLEEKKLPTGIDYAAVPSLSSELKRKLSAVTPASVGQAQRIPGMTQAALAAVLIHAKKMEQER, from the coding sequence ATGAGCTTTCCCGCAGTATTTGATGTCATCGTGGTCGGGGCCGGGCACGCCGGCTGTGAGGCCGCCCTTGCCGCGGCGAGGATGGGCTGTACCACGCTGCTCTTCAACATCAATCTTGACTCGATAGCGCTCATGTCCTGCAATCCCGCCATCGGTGGTCTCGCCAAGGCCCAGCTGGTCAAGGAGATCGACGCATTGGGCGGTGAAATGGCACGGATCGCGGACCGGACGGCCTGTCACTTCAGGCTGCTGAACAGCTCGAAGGGCCCGGCGGTACAGTCCTCCCGGGTCCAGTGTGACAAACAGCTTTACCGCCTCGCCATGAAAGAGGTCGTGGAGAAGCAGCAGAACCTCTATGTCAGGCAGGCCCTGGTGGATGAACTGGTCGTGGAGGGAGGTGAGGTGCGGGGCGTCCTCGATAATACCGGGTTCTTCTATGGCGGAGCGACCGTCGTCGTAACGGCGGGCACCTTCCTGAACGGCCTCGTTCATGTGGGGACCTCGCGACAGCCGGCGGGGCGTGCCGGCGAGATCGCCTCGATCAGCCTGGCGGAGAACCTGAAGAAGCTTGGTTTTGAAATGGGGCGCATGAAAACCGGGACACCGCCGCGCCTGAAGGCCTCATCCATCGATTTTTCCGTTCTCGAGCGGCAGGACAGCGATCCTGATCCCCAGCCCTTTTCCTATTTCACGAACACGCTGCGGGAGGAACGGCTGCCCTCATTTTTCGGTGCCACCACCGCGGACACCCACCGGATCATCAGGGACAATATCATGCTTTCCCCTCTGTATTCCGGTGTCATCAAGGGTGTCAGCGCCCGCTACTGTCCTTCCCTTGAGGACAAGGTGATGCGCTTTTCCGACAAGCAGAGTCATCCGGTGGTGCTCGAGTTTGAAGGTCTGGAGACGGAAGAAGTATATTCCAAGGGACTGGGTAACAGCCTTCCGCTGGAACTCCAGGAAAAGCTGGTCCATTCCGTTCGCGGGCTGGAAGAGGCTGAGATCATGCGGAGCGCCTATGCCATCGAATACGATTATGTGCAGCCCACGCAGCTCAAACAGACCCTTGAGACCAAGCTTGTCAGGGGGCTCTACCTGGCGGGACAGACCAACGGGACCTCGGGATATGAAGAGGCCGCCGCCCAGGGCATGTGGGCCGGTATCAACGCGGCCCTGGCCGTTCAGAAGCGGCCGCCATTCATTCTCGACCGTTCCGAGGCCTACATGGGGGTCCTTGTGGATGACCTGATCACCCGGGGTGTCGATGAACCGTACCGGATGTTCACCTCCCGGGCTGAATACCGCCTCATACTCAGAGAGGATAATGCCGTCTTCCGGCTCATGGGAAAGGGCCATGAACTGGGATTGATCTCCGACGATGCCTGCAGGGAGATAGAAGAGAAGACCCGGCTCATCGAAGCGGGTATCGCCTCCCTCTCATCGAGAAAACTCTATCCCCTGGCTGAAACAAATACCCGCCTTGAGGCGATCGGGACGACGCCGATCAGGAATCCCATCACCCTTTATCAACTCCTCCGGCGGCCCGGCCTCTCATACGATGATCTGAGCGGTTTTGAAGGATGGAAGGAACTTTCGGACCCGGTGGTGAAGAAGCAGATCGAGATAACGGCGAAGTACGAGGGGTACATCAAGCGACAGCAGGAAGCCGTTGAAAAGTTCAGGTCCCTCGAGGAAAAGAAGCTGCCGACCGGCATTGATTACGCTGCCGTTCCCAGCCTGTCAAGCGAGCTGAAGAGGAAGCTGTCGGCGGTGACCCCCGCATCGGTCGGTCAGGCCCAGAGGATTCCCGGCATGACCCAGGCGGCGCTGGCGGCCGTTCTGATACACGCAAAGAAGATGGAACAGGAGAGATAG
- a CDS encoding PAS domain S-box protein, with the protein MQIGWERTFEALPDLVALIDGSHRILRVNSALAERLGTSPDECIGQNCYRLLHGMDEIPAFCPHLRLLADGAVHSTQVHEERLGGDFIITASPFFDERGALAGCVHVARDITEQKNIEDSMRRREEQLRNIVEHSTNVFFSHTPDHVLTYMSPRVRDVLGYEPEEAMIRWTELSSDNPLNREGFELTQRAIDTGERQTPYRLELIRKDGRKVWVEVNESPIVRDGKTVEVVGSLTDITGRQHAQNALRESEERFRTIFDSVNDAITIHDLATGAVLYFNKRVLELTGYGHEEAHHLNVAALSSGIHPYTPEEAIKWLKKAADGKPHLVEWQVRDKGGRPFWVEVNMRRALIQGQDCLIIAARDITDRKGIEDALKDNERRLRLITNNMLDLITVVDVNGDIEFMSPSHRQVLGYGPEELIKEWGVDLIHPDDRDMLTQSIRDTIARGKPGVAQFRVRHADGHHVWLETVGNLILDEDGNQVGLIFSSRDITEWKRGEQALRNGEEKYREILDNIDDGYYEVDLAGNFTFFNDVLPRFMGHSRDELMGSTFRMAMDEENAAKVFQIFHEVYRTGVPRRLAQWESTKKDGSKVYVESSVFLVRDAEGRPAGFRGVVRDITERKQFQDRLHAMAITDQLTELHNRRGFISLAGQQLKAAVRMKQKLLLAFIDLDGMKRINDVWGHEEGDRALVNAAKVLRQTFRGSDIIARIGGDEFAVLALDVTEQMPEIFMGRLQARLDDHNSGEDRGYLLSLSVGNTFFDPENPRTLDELMSDADRLMYEEKRRKSG; encoded by the coding sequence ATGCAGATCGGATGGGAACGAACCTTTGAAGCTCTGCCGGACCTGGTCGCGCTGATCGATGGGAGCCATCGCATTCTCAGGGTTAACAGTGCCCTGGCCGAGCGCCTGGGCACATCTCCCGATGAATGTATCGGACAGAATTGTTATCGCCTGCTTCACGGGATGGATGAGATCCCCGCCTTCTGTCCCCATCTCCGCCTCCTTGCGGACGGGGCCGTTCACAGCACCCAGGTTCACGAGGAACGCCTGGGGGGAGACTTCATCATCACCGCATCACCGTTCTTCGATGAAAGAGGAGCGCTCGCCGGTTGCGTGCACGTGGCCCGGGACATCACGGAACAGAAGAACATCGAGGACTCGATGCGGCGTCGTGAGGAACAGCTTCGCAATATCGTCGAACACAGTACGAACGTGTTTTTCTCGCATACCCCCGATCATGTTCTGACCTACATGAGCCCGAGGGTCAGAGATGTTCTCGGGTACGAGCCGGAAGAGGCCATGATTCGGTGGACGGAACTGTCTTCCGACAATCCTTTGAACCGGGAAGGGTTCGAGTTGACCCAGCGGGCGATCGACACTGGTGAGCGGCAGACCCCCTACCGGCTTGAGCTTATCAGGAAAGACGGCCGGAAGGTCTGGGTGGAGGTGAATGAAAGCCCCATTGTCCGTGATGGAAAAACTGTTGAAGTCGTCGGTTCTCTGACGGACATCACCGGGCGGCAACACGCCCAGAACGCCCTGCGGGAAAGCGAGGAAAGGTTCAGGACGATCTTCGATTCCGTGAACGATGCGATCACCATCCATGACCTGGCGACGGGTGCCGTTCTCTATTTTAATAAACGGGTCCTTGAATTGACGGGGTATGGACATGAGGAAGCACATCACCTGAACGTGGCGGCACTGAGTTCGGGGATTCATCCCTATACCCCTGAAGAGGCCATCAAATGGCTCAAGAAGGCAGCCGACGGAAAGCCTCACCTGGTCGAGTGGCAGGTGAGGGACAAGGGAGGCCGTCCCTTCTGGGTCGAGGTGAACATGCGGCGTGCCCTGATACAGGGTCAGGATTGCCTCATTATCGCCGCCCGTGACATAACGGACCGCAAGGGGATCGAGGACGCCCTGAAAGACAATGAACGGCGCCTTCGCCTGATCACCAACAACATGCTCGATCTGATCACCGTCGTCGATGTGAACGGCGACATTGAGTTCATGAGTCCCTCGCACCGGCAGGTGCTGGGATATGGACCGGAGGAACTGATCAAAGAATGGGGCGTGGACCTGATCCATCCCGACGACCGCGACATGCTCACCCAGTCGATACGTGATACCATCGCCCGGGGAAAACCCGGTGTGGCCCAGTTCCGGGTCAGGCATGCCGATGGTCATCATGTGTGGCTCGAGACAGTGGGAAACCTGATCCTTGACGAAGATGGAAACCAGGTCGGCCTTATCTTCAGCAGTCGCGACATCACCGAGTGGAAACGCGGGGAGCAGGCGCTCAGAAACGGCGAGGAAAAGTACCGTGAGATCCTCGATAACATTGATGACGGATACTATGAAGTGGACCTGGCCGGGAATTTCACCTTCTTCAACGATGTTCTTCCTCGGTTTATGGGACACTCACGGGATGAATTGATGGGAAGCACCTTCAGGATGGCGATGGATGAGGAAAATGCGGCGAAGGTGTTCCAGATATTTCACGAGGTATATCGGACAGGGGTGCCGCGAAGGCTTGCCCAGTGGGAGAGCACCAAGAAGGATGGTTCAAAGGTGTATGTGGAATCCTCCGTATTTCTCGTGCGGGACGCCGAGGGCCGCCCCGCGGGGTTCCGCGGCGTTGTCAGGGATATCACGGAACGGAAACAGTTCCAGGACAGGCTCCATGCCATGGCCATCACCGACCAGTTGACGGAGCTCCACAACCGTCGAGGGTTCATATCCCTCGCGGGGCAGCAGCTGAAGGCGGCGGTCAGGATGAAGCAGAAGCTCCTGCTCGCCTTCATCGATCTTGACGGCATGAAGCGAATCAATGATGTCTGGGGTCATGAAGAGGGTGACCGGGCGCTGGTGAACGCGGCGAAGGTCCTTCGGCAGACATTCCGCGGTTCCGACATCATCGCCCGTATCGGAGGCGACGAATTCGCCGTCCTCGCCCTCGATGTGACCGAACAGATGCCGGAGATCTTCATGGGGCGCCTCCAGGCACGGCTTGACGACCACAACAGCGGCGAGGACAGGGGATACCTTCTTTCCCTGAGCGTGGGCAATACCTTTTTTGATCCGGAAAATCCCCGCACTCTCGATGAACTCATGTCCGATGCGGACAGGTTGATGTACGAGGAAAAACGCAGAAAATCCGGCTGA